The Pagrus major chromosome 17, Pma_NU_1.0 genome includes a region encoding these proteins:
- the LOC141012439 gene encoding uncharacterized protein: MDLSLLPTPASEYNKQRTEARFTVRSAHSPYYNLTRRSAVRKPRGILEEETEEVRDRERWRTDAGANGTNKEEDHTVAGYQARSRSRSGVKGQREEKEKSGLKMSTKPNQNGSAEKTITEFGTPNPASESRGRTDSRRNNLSSRSRSLDWTTKDRSPDRGKKGYTLSTKRGGIGSLDERGVEGVRGRVMSSVEYYNSTRTSNDARESQILDRASRGHTLPSRFRSQSGSASGPQGGQSILERIEKLYGSAGVCKTEDSNKPKDFFSTQKSYEKASGGTFPRKEKEGNDLVEKKEKDTDNVNNSAEDFDKYSRLKSTLEIPLDGGAQRRRRNFYIDETDFSKVSSPEEASNRSPPSLPSNSSDTSAGVQKTTIVSSPVSDEDKTPTDTPDHSSFLSPTAQLETPDQESLPLPRPLATSSHSNLPDLISPDVNPNRKKRVLDLDAWVAGLNPNIKVWNGDDYEDDDESTQKDEDSNYDSDSGESSVTITSNMSQSDRKSFCVSLSDLCNFAGADYESENDSDEWQSTNRRSASLSSDMSAMSYVSVMPSEELDKLLEDVRSLGDNNLQDYDDVQVVVLHKDVGVGLGFTLAGGVDQNKPVTVHKVFHSGVAAQEGSIREGDQVLSINGTSLCGYIHWEALRVLRRAKCRDLGVVVLRRGGTSSACKGGAQTNYPGPTQTEATETGELLCVRLEKNNRDLGFSLEGGVGSSQENRPLTVQKIFQGGPVDKVCPGDEVLEIEGVSMVGMRRLEAWTLIRKLPPGPVDVVLRRPLKHPET; the protein is encoded by the exons ATGGACTTGTCCTTGCTCCCTACTCCGGCGAGTGAGTACAACAAGCAGAGGACAGAAGCCCGCTTCACTGTCCGCTCAGCTCACTCTCCCTACTACAATCTGACTCGCAGGTCAGCTGTTAGGAAACCCAGAGGTATTTTAGAGGAGGAGACTgaggaagtcagagacagagagagatggaggacgGACGCTGGCGCAAATGGTACCAATAAGGAGGAGGACCACACAGTCGCTGGTTATCAAGCCAGGAGTCGGAGTCGTAGCGGTGTCAAAGGTCAGCGTGAGGAGAAGGAAAAATCAGGCTTGAAAATGTCTACCAAGCCGAACCAGAATGGCTcagcagagaaaacaatcaCAGAGTTTGGCACTCCTAACCCTGCATCTGAAAGCCGTGGCAGGACAGATTCGAGGAGAAACAACCTGTCAAGTAGAAGTAGGAGTTTAGATTGGACAACAAAGGACAGAAGCCCTGATCGGGGCAAAAAGGGTTATACGTTGTCAACCAAAAGAGGAGGGATCGGAAGCTTGGATGAAAGAGGAGTTGAAGGCGTGAGGGGCAGGGTGATGTCTTCAGTAGAGTACTATAACTCCACAAGAACAAGTAACGACGCTCGAGAGAGTCAGATCTTGGACAGAGCCAGTAGAGGTCATACTCTCCCTTCTAGGTTCAGGTCCCAGTCTGGCTCTGCGTCAGGACCTCAAGGAGGTCAGAGTATACTGGAGCGAATAGAGAAACTCTATGGGTCAGCTGGTGTTTGTAAAACAGAGGATAGCAACAAACCCAAGgactttttttccacacagaaGTCATATGAGAAAGCATCTGGGGGAACCTTCCCCAG gaaagagaaagaagggaaTGATTTGgttgagaaaaaggaaaaagatacAGATAATGTGAACAATTCTGCTGAAGATTTTGATAAATATTCCAGACTCAAGAGCACGCTAGAAATCCCACTAGATGGAGGAGCTCAAAGGCGCCGTAGAAACTTTTACATAGACGAGACAGATTTCTCCAAAGTCTCAAGCCCTGAGGAGGCAAGCAACAGATCTCCGCCCTCACTGCCGTCCAACTCCAGTGACACCTCTGCTGGTGTACAGAAAACTACTATTGTTTCTTCACCTGTTAGTGATGAAGACAAGACTCCAACAGACACTCCAGACCACTCATCCTTTCTTTCACCTACTGCACAACTGGAAACTCCTGATCAAGAATCCTTGCCTCTACCTCGTCCCCTCGCCACTTCATCCCACAGCAACCTCCCCGACCTCATCTCTCCTGATGtgaatccaaacaggaagaagcGAGTGTTGGACCTCGATGCCTGGGTTGCTGGCTTGAATCCAAATATCAAGGTCTGGAATGGCGATGAttatgaggatgatgatgagagtACACAGAAGGATGAGGATTCAAACTATGATTCGGACTCTGGAGAGTCCTCGGTGACCATTACCAGCAACATGAGCCAGTCAGATCGCAAGAGCTTCTGCGTCAG TCTTTCAGACCTGTGTAACTTTGCTGGAGCTGACTATGAGTCAGAGAACGACAGCGATGAGTGGCAGTCTACGAACCGGCGGTCTGCTTCGCTGAGCTCCGACATGTCAGCCATGTCCTATGTGTCTGTGATGCCCAGTGAGGAGCTCGACAAGCTGCTGGAGGATGTCAGGAGCCTGGGGGACAACAACCTGCAG GACTATGACGATGTGCAGGTGGTGGTTCTCCATAAAGACGTGGGAGTGGGACTGGGCTTCACCTTGGCAGGAGGCGTAGACCAGAACAAGCCAGTCact GTTCACAAGGTGTTTCACTCAGGCGTCGCAGCCCAGGAAGGCTCCATAAGGGAAGGGGACCAGGTCTTGTCAATCAACGGCACATCGCTGTGTGGCTACATCCACTGGGAGGCCCTGAGGGTCCTGAGGAGAGCAAAGTGTCGGGATTTGGGGGTGGTGGTCCTGAGGAGGGGAGGGACCAGCAGTGCCTGTAAGGGAGGAGCTCAGACAAATTATCCTGGACCAACACAGACTGAGGCCACTGAGACGG GTGAGCTTCTTTGTGTGCGTCTGGAGAAGAACAACAGGGATCTGGGCTTCAGCCTGGAGGGAGGTGTGGGCTCCAGTCAGGAGAACAGACCACTCACTGTACAGAAGATCTTCCAGG
- the c17h1orf43 gene encoding protein C1orf43 homolog, giving the protein MQNESRLSSINVVLVMAFGSLVFVLLFIFVKRQIMRFAMKSRRGPHVPIGHNAPKELRQEIEAKLCQVQKIHFEPRLLSPDDDRLKQSGSYDYLYRLKALDAIRDIDLPFRELGGTSTAVTGKRLRTWLLQLRNSNCMFRDSLSSLVYTVLDGYNKARHGAEAFGEAEFLKYHEALTELASVVKSRSSSGGSPSQHHQSAAKDLTSSTEPATSSSSPTQTTYLTSMQQRSKRPRHFLELKNFKDNYNTLDSSF; this is encoded by the exons ATGCAGAATGAGTCCCGTCTGTCGAGCATTAATGTGGTGCTTGTTATGGCCTTCGGAAGTCTG gtctttgttttgctgtttatcTTTGTGAAAAGACAAATTATGCGGTTTGCCATGAAGTCCCGGAGAGGACCACATGTCCCCATTGGTCACAATGCTCCTAAg GAGCTGAGACAAGAAATTGAAGCCAAACTGTGCCAAGTCCAGAAAATCCACTTTGAGCCTCGTCTGCTGTCCCCAGACGATGACCGGTTAAAGCAGTCtg gttcCTATGACTACCTGTACAGGTTGAAAGCACTGGATGCCATCAGAGACATTG ATCTCCCTTTCCGTGAGCTGGGCGGGACGTCCACCGCGGTGACAGGTAAAAGACTTCGGACCTGGCTTTTACAGCTGCGGAATTCCAACTGCATGTTCCGAGACAGCCTGAGCTCGCTCGTCTACACGGTGCTGGATGGGTACAATAAAGCACGACACGGGGCAGAG GCTTTTGGTGAAGCAGAGTTTTTAAAGTACCATGAGGCTCTAACTGAACTGGCCTCCGT cgTCAAGTCtcgcagcagcagcggcggctcTCCAAGCCAGCACCACCAGTCTGCAGCCAAAGACCTGACCAGCAGCACGGAGcctgccacctcctcctcctcccccacccaAACCACCTACCTCACTTCAATGCAGCAGCGCAGCAAGCGGCCCAGACACTTCCTGGAGCTGAAGAACTTCAAAGACAACTACAACACTCTGGACAGCTCGTTCTGA